From the Desulfonatronum thiosulfatophilum genome, one window contains:
- a CDS encoding rhodanese-like domain-containing protein, with amino-acid sequence MPSRSRTCLLCLFLVLVAGAIFFSISFYQPTQSHTIPSRPGTLSAGQAWALLQNGEIKVIDIRRSEEWQQTGTPRKSLRLSFEQHPDGSQGFLRDLELALDGDKTKPFAIICRTGNRTGTLLPFLHAHGFSGAMDIPEGIAGSSHGKGWLRNDLPLDR; translated from the coding sequence CTCCCGAACATGTTTGCTTTGCCTCTTTCTCGTGCTTGTCGCTGGAGCGATCTTCTTCAGCATTTCATTCTACCAGCCGACCCAAAGCCATACCATCCCAAGCCGCCCCGGAACGCTTAGCGCGGGGCAAGCATGGGCTTTGTTGCAAAACGGGGAAATCAAGGTCATCGACATTCGACGTTCTGAAGAATGGCAGCAGACCGGCACGCCACGGAAATCCCTGCGGCTTTCATTCGAGCAGCATCCCGATGGTTCCCAAGGATTTTTGCGTGATTTGGAACTGGCTTTAGATGGAGATAAGACAAAACCATTTGCCATCATCTGCCGCACCGGCAATCGGACCGGAACGCTGCTGCCGTTTCTACACGCTCATGGCTTTTCAGGCGCTATGGACATTCCGGAAGGCATTGCCGGGAGCAGTCATGGTAAAGGTTGGCTGCGCAACGACCTGCCTCTGGATCGCTGA